The following are from one region of the Streptomyces fradiae genome:
- a CDS encoding DUF4232 domain-containing protein has product MRTARTTLRNYALGAAAVAALLSTAACSPDAGAEGAGTAPSSTASATPSATPSGGTGSAAPGSAAPGSAAPSTSPGKGGDGGGDVGGDGVPGPPCTDDSFTITASTSPHDSLQHILLTATNTSDKACVLGGYPAVVFEDAHHQASVMKSQLEEFLVQPGKKAYAGVRLFRTGVPTTAVKKMGVSLSPEGYEQNVPLPGGMGFVNIDNDPKVTYWTGSEDLAVKQSLAK; this is encoded by the coding sequence ATGCGTACCGCACGCACGACCTTGAGGAATTACGCCCTGGGAGCGGCGGCCGTCGCCGCGCTGCTCTCGACCGCCGCCTGCAGCCCCGACGCCGGGGCGGAGGGCGCGGGGACCGCGCCGTCCAGCACCGCGAGCGCGACCCCGTCCGCCACACCGAGCGGCGGTACCGGCTCCGCCGCACCCGGCTCGGCCGCGCCCGGCTCCGCCGCGCCCAGCACCAGCCCCGGCAAGGGCGGTGACGGCGGAGGCGACGTCGGGGGCGACGGCGTCCCCGGCCCTCCGTGCACGGACGACAGCTTCACGATCACCGCGTCGACCTCGCCGCACGACTCGCTCCAGCACATCCTCCTCACAGCCACCAACACCAGCGACAAGGCGTGCGTCCTGGGCGGATACCCCGCGGTGGTCTTCGAGGACGCGCACCACCAGGCGAGCGTCATGAAGTCCCAGCTCGAGGAGTTCCTGGTCCAGCCGGGGAAGAAGGCGTACGCGGGCGTTCGCCTCTTCCGGACCGGCGTGCCGACGACCGCGGTGAAGAAGATGGGCGTCAGCCTCTCTCCGGAGGGCTACGAGCAGAATGTCCCGCTGCCCGGCGGCATGGGTTTCGTGAACATCGACAACGATCCCAAGGTCACCTACTGGACCGGCAGCGAGGACCTGGCCGTGAAGCAGTCGCTCGCCAAGTGA